One window of the Hypomesus transpacificus isolate Combined female unplaced genomic scaffold, fHypTra1 scaffold_251, whole genome shotgun sequence genome contains the following:
- the LOC124462804 gene encoding AP-4 complex accessory subunit RUSC1-like isoform X1 — protein sequence MLAGLTQAELQKLSPELGVCVGGLEEQEEGLKLHLSRPGEPQERGTPRREDRKGEEEYDIGGMTLDEWRDGGKLDVESHRGMYALGEAEEEEAKKEESRSPLRTTSFTEMAKRRNRRSGFGAPEPSYCTGLSNAADKKATNMTFGTFSYSPVFSDPPPPPPPRPLPPVPPTLPPIKVCTLTANSFRPDRFDWLMAFSPDGETPPLPPRKHELVSPPTKTTSPKTTTSPKTTTSPKTTTSPKTTTSPKTTSSSGSTSGRGSGSGSNVTTFKELRNRSKTSFPPTQIITDPDPDPNIITPDPDILYNLKWRREKTDGDDVQWEYTSQAQAVFMNPPPLTSLAALREMFQKEDDDIGQPEVRPSQKIGCSASEGDLWMRGLEREGDGQMREEEEREGDEEMEVRGRADGGRTLESRTTAVRSVSFAGSEPKGLTSWMGENVRGPVRGLGLSSLCPQEKRALVSSVSVAVEAVLAQFSSSRTLVQKPVYEALSGDSSVNPSVGRLALQCLCPALRSLLSDGLKPHQNDLIAGRRPNSAWGLVQASTKSGPGTAALHSIQTRVGELTQLRQSKHRFNAFLLGLLNNKLLDFWLSHLQSCSDVLETFYRPTSFMRLSSTSCQPLFEELLLLLQPLGLLTFNLDLLFQHHHLEPANQSPDIPSPPNQDAGFRLSPRGAAANWSGRSYFESLSELDSGSVELEETNVRASSCSMADSLAGGLGELANGGVASVKVPVCVGKTSPQLLWVQEKEIRNIAPPSDGEASLSQQAGQVIQQGWGAVMRWGGRLGQNLTELSPGVTCRPPDLQGQAQHTDPSGSERPRADGAAAVPWSFGRLFGASKDSMTPTPPSRRPSQWLAPGVTVLTRMVSSSSTPTFKRALEPEAKCQIEMERQREGDTEEDTDKPRPLRSVRTLCDHSGTGAELSFQKGEELVILGGVDHDWIRCRQGEKEGLVPIGYTSLIM from the exons GAAGGGAGgacagaaagggggaggaggaatatGATATAGGTGGGATGACTTTGGAtgaatggagagatggaggaaagtTAGATGTGGAAAGTCATAGAGGGATGTACGCCCTCGgagaagcagaagaagaagaagccaagaaggaggagagcaggagtcCACTTCGGACCACCTCCTTTACCGAGATGGCGAAGAGAAGGAACAGAAGAAGTGGGTTCGGGGCCCCTGAACCGTCCTATTGCACTGGCCTCAGTAATGCTGCTGATAAGAAAGCTACAAACATGACCTTTGGGACTTTCAGTTACTCCCCTGTGTTCTCggatccccctccccctcctcctccacgacctttacccccagtcccccccaccctgcctcctatCAAAGTCTGCACCCTCACTGCCAACTCCTTCAGACCTGACcgatttgattggctgatggcgTTTTCACCCGACGGGGAAACGCCACCACTCCCCCCGAGAAAACATGAGCTGGTGAGTCCACCGACGAAGACAACCTCCCCGAAGACCACAACATCCCCGAAGACCACAACCTCCCCGAAGACCACAACCTCTCCGAAGACCACAACCTCCCCGAAGACCACATCCTCATCAGGGTCTACCTCAGGTagggggtcagggtcagggtcaaaTGTGACAACCTTCAAGGAGCTGCGTAACCGTAGCAAGACCAGCTTCCCCCCCACTCAGATCATAACCGACCCAGACCCCGACCCCAACATCAtcacccctgaccctgacatACTCTACAACCTCaaatggaggagggagaagacggACGGGGACGATGTCCAATGGGAGTACACCTCCCAGGCTCAGGCCGTCTTCATGAACCCGCCCCCTCTCACCTCATTGGCTGCCCTCAGAGAAATGTTCCAAAAAGAGGATGATGACATTGGACAACCCGAAGTGCGTCCATCACAGAAGATTGGGTGCTCAGCCAGCGAGGGGGACCTGTGGATGAGGGGgctagagagagaaggggatggacagatgagggaggaggaggaaagagaaggagatgaagagatggaggtgagaggaagagCGGATGGAGGAAGAACACTGGAGTCCAGAACCACAG CGGTCCGCAGCGTGTCGTTCGCCGGTTCGGAACCAAAAGGCTTGACTTCCTGGATGGGAGAAAATGTGCGGGGTCCTGTGAGAGGTCTCGGGCTGTCCTCTCTGTGCCCGCAGGAAAAGAGAG CTCTGGTCAGTTCAGTCAGCGTGGCGGTGGAGGCTGTGTTGGCCCAGTTCAGCTCCTCCAGGACCCTGGTACAGAAG CCTGTTTATGAG GCGCTGTCAGGAGACAGTAGTGTGAATCCGTCTGTGGGTCGCCTGGCGCTGCAGTGTCTCTGCCCCGCCCTGCGCAGCCTGCTGTCCGATGGCCTCAAGCCCCACCAGAATGACCTTATTGCAGGCAGGAGGCCAAATTCAGCCTGGGGACTGGTCCAGGCCTCCACCAAGTCAG gccccGGTACAGCAGCCTTGCACAGCATTCAGACTCGTGTTGGAGAGCTAACACAGCTGAGGCAAAGCAAACACAGGTTCAACGCCTTCCTGCTCGGCCTGCTCAA CAACAAGCTGCTGGATTTCTGGCTCTCTCATCTGCAGTCCTGCAGTG ACGTGCTGGAGACATTTTATCGTCCCACTTCCTTCATGCGCctgtcctccacttcctgccaGCCTCTGTTTGAagagctcctccttctcctgcagccACTCGGCCTGCTGACCTTTAACCTTGACCTGCTCTTCCAGCACCACCATCTCGAGCCAGCCAATCAAAGCCCAGACATCCCTAGCCCACCCAATCAGGATGCAGGGTTCAGGCTCTCACCACGAGGGGCGGCTGCTAATTGGTCGGGTAGAAGCTACTTTGAGAGCCTGTCAGAGCTTGATTCTGGGAGCGTGGAACTTGAGGAGACCAATGTCAGAGCAAGTTCCTGTTCAATGGCTGATTCGCTGGCTGGAGGGTTGGGGGAGTTGGCCAATGGCGGTGTGGCGTCTGTGAAGGTCCCTGTCTGTGTGGGGAAGACAAGCCCTCAGCTGCTGTGGGTGCAGGAGAAGGAGATAAGGAACATAGCGCCTCCTAGTGACGGGGAGGCCAGCTTATCCCAGCAGGCCGGACAG GTCATCCAGCAGGGATGGGGTGCTGTGATGCGCTGGGGGGGCCGGCTGGGCCAGAACTTGACGGAGCTGAGCCCAGGGGTGACATGCAGACCTCCAGACCTCCAGGGCCAGGCTCAGCACACTGACCCCAGTGGGAGTGAGCGTCCTCGGGCAGACGGTGCTGCAGCTGTACCCTGGAGCTTTGGGAGACTGTTTGGTGCCTCTAAAGACTCTATGACACCCACCCCACCGAGCAG ACGTCCTTCTCAGTGGCTGGCTCCTGGTGTCACTGTTCTGACCCGCATGGTCAGCAGCAGTTCCACCCCCACATTCAAGAGGGCGCTGGAGCCTGAGGCCAAGTGccagatagagatggagagacagagggagggggacactGAGGAAGACACGGACAAGCCACGCCCCCTCAG GTCGGTCAGGACGCTGTGCGATCACTCTGGCACAGGGGCGGAGCTTAGCTTCcagaagggggaggagctagTCATCTTGGGTGGCGTCGACCACGACTGGATTCGCTGCCGTCAAGGAGAAAAGGAAGGCCTCGTGCCCATTGGCTACACCTCCTTAATCATGTGA
- the LOC124462804 gene encoding AP-4 complex accessory subunit RUSC1-like isoform X2 gives MLAGLTQAELQKLSPELGVCVGGLEEQEEGLKLHLSRPGEPQERGTPRREDRKGEEEYDIGGMTLDEWRDGGKLDVESHRGMYALGEAEEEEAKKEESRSPLRTTSFTEMAKRRNRRSGFGAPEPSYCTGLSNAADKKATNMTFGTFSYSPVFSDPPPPPPPRPLPPVPPTLPPIKVCTLTANSFRPDRFDWLMAFSPDGETPPLPPRKHELVSPPTKTTSPKTTTSPKTTTSPKTTTSPKTTTSPKTTSSSGSTSGRGSGSGSNVTTFKELRNRSKTSFPPTQIITDPDPDPNIITPDPDILYNLKWRREKTDGDDVQWEYTSQAQAVFMNPPPLTSLAALREMFQKEDDDIGQPEVRPSQKIGCSASEGDLWMRGLEREGDGQMREEEEREGDEEMEVRGRADGGRTLESRTTAVRSVSFAGSEPKGLTSWMGENVRGPVRGLGLSSLCPQEKRALVSSVSVAVEAVLAQFSSSRTLVQKALSGDSSVNPSVGRLALQCLCPALRSLLSDGLKPHQNDLIAGRRPNSAWGLVQASTKSGPGTAALHSIQTRVGELTQLRQSKHRFNAFLLGLLNNKLLDFWLSHLQSCSDVLETFYRPTSFMRLSSTSCQPLFEELLLLLQPLGLLTFNLDLLFQHHHLEPANQSPDIPSPPNQDAGFRLSPRGAAANWSGRSYFESLSELDSGSVELEETNVRASSCSMADSLAGGLGELANGGVASVKVPVCVGKTSPQLLWVQEKEIRNIAPPSDGEASLSQQAGQVIQQGWGAVMRWGGRLGQNLTELSPGVTCRPPDLQGQAQHTDPSGSERPRADGAAAVPWSFGRLFGASKDSMTPTPPSRRPSQWLAPGVTVLTRMVSSSSTPTFKRALEPEAKCQIEMERQREGDTEEDTDKPRPLRSVRTLCDHSGTGAELSFQKGEELVILGGVDHDWIRCRQGEKEGLVPIGYTSLIM, from the exons GAAGGGAGgacagaaagggggaggaggaatatGATATAGGTGGGATGACTTTGGAtgaatggagagatggaggaaagtTAGATGTGGAAAGTCATAGAGGGATGTACGCCCTCGgagaagcagaagaagaagaagccaagaaggaggagagcaggagtcCACTTCGGACCACCTCCTTTACCGAGATGGCGAAGAGAAGGAACAGAAGAAGTGGGTTCGGGGCCCCTGAACCGTCCTATTGCACTGGCCTCAGTAATGCTGCTGATAAGAAAGCTACAAACATGACCTTTGGGACTTTCAGTTACTCCCCTGTGTTCTCggatccccctccccctcctcctccacgacctttacccccagtcccccccaccctgcctcctatCAAAGTCTGCACCCTCACTGCCAACTCCTTCAGACCTGACcgatttgattggctgatggcgTTTTCACCCGACGGGGAAACGCCACCACTCCCCCCGAGAAAACATGAGCTGGTGAGTCCACCGACGAAGACAACCTCCCCGAAGACCACAACATCCCCGAAGACCACAACCTCCCCGAAGACCACAACCTCTCCGAAGACCACAACCTCCCCGAAGACCACATCCTCATCAGGGTCTACCTCAGGTagggggtcagggtcagggtcaaaTGTGACAACCTTCAAGGAGCTGCGTAACCGTAGCAAGACCAGCTTCCCCCCCACTCAGATCATAACCGACCCAGACCCCGACCCCAACATCAtcacccctgaccctgacatACTCTACAACCTCaaatggaggagggagaagacggACGGGGACGATGTCCAATGGGAGTACACCTCCCAGGCTCAGGCCGTCTTCATGAACCCGCCCCCTCTCACCTCATTGGCTGCCCTCAGAGAAATGTTCCAAAAAGAGGATGATGACATTGGACAACCCGAAGTGCGTCCATCACAGAAGATTGGGTGCTCAGCCAGCGAGGGGGACCTGTGGATGAGGGGgctagagagagaaggggatggacagatgagggaggaggaggaaagagaaggagatgaagagatggaggtgagaggaagagCGGATGGAGGAAGAACACTGGAGTCCAGAACCACAG CGGTCCGCAGCGTGTCGTTCGCCGGTTCGGAACCAAAAGGCTTGACTTCCTGGATGGGAGAAAATGTGCGGGGTCCTGTGAGAGGTCTCGGGCTGTCCTCTCTGTGCCCGCAGGAAAAGAGAG CTCTGGTCAGTTCAGTCAGCGTGGCGGTGGAGGCTGTGTTGGCCCAGTTCAGCTCCTCCAGGACCCTGGTACAGAAG GCGCTGTCAGGAGACAGTAGTGTGAATCCGTCTGTGGGTCGCCTGGCGCTGCAGTGTCTCTGCCCCGCCCTGCGCAGCCTGCTGTCCGATGGCCTCAAGCCCCACCAGAATGACCTTATTGCAGGCAGGAGGCCAAATTCAGCCTGGGGACTGGTCCAGGCCTCCACCAAGTCAG gccccGGTACAGCAGCCTTGCACAGCATTCAGACTCGTGTTGGAGAGCTAACACAGCTGAGGCAAAGCAAACACAGGTTCAACGCCTTCCTGCTCGGCCTGCTCAA CAACAAGCTGCTGGATTTCTGGCTCTCTCATCTGCAGTCCTGCAGTG ACGTGCTGGAGACATTTTATCGTCCCACTTCCTTCATGCGCctgtcctccacttcctgccaGCCTCTGTTTGAagagctcctccttctcctgcagccACTCGGCCTGCTGACCTTTAACCTTGACCTGCTCTTCCAGCACCACCATCTCGAGCCAGCCAATCAAAGCCCAGACATCCCTAGCCCACCCAATCAGGATGCAGGGTTCAGGCTCTCACCACGAGGGGCGGCTGCTAATTGGTCGGGTAGAAGCTACTTTGAGAGCCTGTCAGAGCTTGATTCTGGGAGCGTGGAACTTGAGGAGACCAATGTCAGAGCAAGTTCCTGTTCAATGGCTGATTCGCTGGCTGGAGGGTTGGGGGAGTTGGCCAATGGCGGTGTGGCGTCTGTGAAGGTCCCTGTCTGTGTGGGGAAGACAAGCCCTCAGCTGCTGTGGGTGCAGGAGAAGGAGATAAGGAACATAGCGCCTCCTAGTGACGGGGAGGCCAGCTTATCCCAGCAGGCCGGACAG GTCATCCAGCAGGGATGGGGTGCTGTGATGCGCTGGGGGGGCCGGCTGGGCCAGAACTTGACGGAGCTGAGCCCAGGGGTGACATGCAGACCTCCAGACCTCCAGGGCCAGGCTCAGCACACTGACCCCAGTGGGAGTGAGCGTCCTCGGGCAGACGGTGCTGCAGCTGTACCCTGGAGCTTTGGGAGACTGTTTGGTGCCTCTAAAGACTCTATGACACCCACCCCACCGAGCAG ACGTCCTTCTCAGTGGCTGGCTCCTGGTGTCACTGTTCTGACCCGCATGGTCAGCAGCAGTTCCACCCCCACATTCAAGAGGGCGCTGGAGCCTGAGGCCAAGTGccagatagagatggagagacagagggagggggacactGAGGAAGACACGGACAAGCCACGCCCCCTCAG GTCGGTCAGGACGCTGTGCGATCACTCTGGCACAGGGGCGGAGCTTAGCTTCcagaagggggaggagctagTCATCTTGGGTGGCGTCGACCACGACTGGATTCGCTGCCGTCAAGGAGAAAAGGAAGGCCTCGTGCCCATTGGCTACACCTCCTTAATCATGTGA